AGCGACCACTGGGTGTTGCTGGCCAATGTAGAGAAACTGACGCTGGCCGAGGTGTACCGGCTGTTCGTGTTCGGCGGCATGGCGGTCAATGCCGGCGTGGTGGACGATGACACGGACGAGCGCGACAAGCTCTCGGCGCGCGAGGCGGCGCAACTGGCGCGCGAGGTGGAAAACGCTGTCGAAACCGGGCTCGGCAAAAGCCTGGCAGACCACTTCGGCCCCATCGATTGCCGCTGATAACCGGGTTTTGGTTGCGGTGCAGCATAAGAGTGTTGCAACACTCTTATCAAATTCTTGCGATATCGTGGGGCGTGGCGCTGGATTTTTCGCCATGCATAGGCTACATTCGGCTTAGGCTTAAACACTAAAATTAATAATGACATCATCTACCCACGAAGCCTCTCAGCGGACAGGACGGTCAAATATGAAAGTCTCCGAAATCCTGCAGGTCAAAGGCAGTATCCTCTACACCATTTCGCCCGATCAACCGTTGGCCGAAGCGGCCGATATCATGGCGGAAAAAGACATTGGCTCGCTGGTCGTCATGGAATTCGGCGACCTGGTTGGCATGCTCACGTTCCGCGAAGTGCTGCGCGCGTTGCATGCTAACGAAGGCAATGTCGGCGCCGGCACGGTGCGCAAGCACATGGACGACTACCCGATCACGGTCACGCCCGATACCGAAGTCAACGAAGTGCGCCGCATCATGCTGGAAAAACATGCGCGCTACCTGCCCGTGATGAACGCCAAGACCATCCTCGGCGTGATTTCGTTCTACGACGTGGCGCGCGCGGTGCTGGAAGCGCAAAGCTTCGAAAACCGCATGCTCAAGGCCTATATCCGCGACTGGCCGGGCGACCAGGCCGAGCCGCATCCGGACTGACCGGCCGCCATCCCCTGCATCCGGCGCTGCCGGAGCAGGGGGCATTTTTATCTGCCGTTATCGAGCCATACCTCCAGCGCATCGGCCTTCATCGGCCTGGCGAACAAAAAGCCCTGCGCCAGCGGGCAGCCCAGCGCATGCAGGATCTGCGCCTGGCGTTCGTCTTCCACTCCTTCCGCAATCACCGTTAGGCCCAGGTTGCGGCCCAGTTGAATCACCA
This is a stretch of genomic DNA from Duganella zoogloeoides. It encodes these proteins:
- a CDS encoding CBS domain-containing protein yields the protein MKVSEILQVKGSILYTISPDQPLAEAADIMAEKDIGSLVVMEFGDLVGMLTFREVLRALHANEGNVGAGTVRKHMDDYPITVTPDTEVNEVRRIMLEKHARYLPVMNAKTILGVISFYDVARAVLEAQSFENRMLKAYIRDWPGDQAEPHPD